Proteins co-encoded in one Waddlia chondrophila WSU 86-1044 genomic window:
- a CDS encoding YidH family protein, with amino-acid sequence MSLEADHNTVLANERTYAAWVRTGLTALATGLGVERFLGGVIPDPVIRAISMSLLLFSVLSFILGAQRYVHVGAIVSKNTKAGAPIPLILLLSILLVLVALLAVIGVWL; translated from the coding sequence ATGTCTTTAGAAGCTGATCACAACACCGTTTTAGCCAATGAGAGAACATATGCCGCTTGGGTGCGGACGGGATTGACGGCTTTAGCGACCGGGCTTGGAGTCGAGCGGTTTTTGGGAGGGGTGATTCCCGATCCTGTGATTCGTGCCATTTCTATGTCGCTGTTGTTGTTCAGTGTTTTATCATTCATTTTGGGCGCTCAGCGCTACGTGCATGTCGGGGCGATCGTCTCAAAAAATACAAAAGCCGGCGCTCCTATACCGTTGATTCTTTTATTGAGCATCTTGCTTGTCTTAGTGGCTTTGCTTGCGGTCATTGGCGTTTGGCTGTAG
- the dnaK gene encoding molecular chaperone DnaK: MTEKKKSQKIIGIDLGTTNSCVAVMEGGSPKVIASAEGSRTTPSVVAFKGDERLVGIPAKRQAVTNPQNTISSAKRFIGRKYEEVSSEIQTVPYTVTSNDNGDAVFEVHDKVFTPEEISAQILIKMKETAEAYLGEEITQAVITVPAYFNDSQRQSTKDAGRIAGLDVKRIIPEPTAAALAYGMDKEHSDAKIAVFDLGGGTFDISILEIGDGVFEVLATNGDMHLGGDDFDNAILNWMLEEFKKENGLDLSSDKMALQRLRDAAEKAKIELSGTQTTEINQPFITMDASGPKHLALTLTRSKLESLVEDLVQRTKGPCLKALEDAGVNQNEISEVILVGGMSRMPAVQQMVKSIFGKEGHKGVNPDEVVAVGAAIQGGVLTGVVKDVLLLDVIPLTLGIETLGGVMTPLVERNTTIPTQKKQIFSTAADNQPAVTIRVLQGERKMANDNKEIGRFDLTDIPPAPRGTPQIEVSFEIDADGILHVSAKDMASGKEQKIRIEASSGLKEEDIERMVKDAELHKEEDAKRRQQVETRNEADSLAFRAQKALDEYKDKLPEEVRNDVQSHIDALKKALEGDDLAKIKSAKEALESHMQKIGEVMAQAQQAAGGAGHTPNSQENPQANASSDENIEEAEVEIIDDENK, from the coding sequence ATGACAGAAAAGAAGAAGAGCCAAAAAATCATTGGTATCGATTTAGGAACCACCAATTCCTGCGTTGCAGTGATGGAAGGCGGATCTCCCAAAGTGATCGCGTCTGCAGAGGGGTCTCGCACAACCCCTTCTGTTGTCGCATTCAAAGGGGATGAGCGTTTAGTCGGAATTCCTGCTAAACGGCAGGCGGTCACCAATCCGCAAAATACCATTTCTTCAGCCAAGCGTTTTATCGGGCGCAAGTATGAAGAGGTCTCATCGGAAATTCAGACAGTTCCTTACACAGTCACAAGCAATGACAATGGCGATGCCGTTTTTGAAGTGCACGATAAGGTTTTCACTCCCGAAGAGATTTCTGCTCAGATCTTGATTAAGATGAAAGAAACAGCGGAAGCTTATCTTGGCGAGGAGATCACCCAAGCGGTCATTACCGTTCCTGCTTATTTCAACGATTCCCAAAGGCAATCGACAAAAGACGCCGGAAGGATTGCAGGGCTGGATGTCAAACGGATCATTCCGGAGCCTACTGCTGCTGCGCTTGCTTACGGCATGGACAAAGAGCACTCTGATGCAAAGATTGCGGTTTTCGACCTAGGAGGCGGTACTTTCGACATTTCGATTTTGGAGATCGGCGACGGTGTTTTCGAAGTATTGGCGACGAATGGGGACATGCACCTGGGAGGAGATGACTTCGACAATGCCATCTTGAACTGGATGCTTGAAGAGTTTAAAAAAGAAAACGGCCTCGACCTGTCCAGCGACAAAATGGCCCTTCAGCGCTTAAGGGACGCTGCAGAAAAAGCAAAAATTGAGCTTTCCGGAACTCAAACAACAGAAATCAACCAGCCGTTCATCACGATGGACGCATCTGGTCCCAAGCACTTGGCGTTGACGCTGACGCGTTCTAAATTGGAATCGTTGGTTGAAGACCTTGTTCAGCGCACAAAAGGGCCTTGCTTAAAAGCGCTAGAGGATGCAGGGGTTAACCAGAACGAGATCAGCGAAGTGATCCTCGTTGGAGGGATGAGCCGCATGCCCGCCGTCCAACAAATGGTGAAGTCCATTTTCGGAAAAGAGGGTCATAAAGGGGTCAATCCGGACGAAGTTGTCGCTGTTGGAGCAGCCATCCAAGGCGGCGTTCTCACAGGCGTTGTCAAGGATGTTCTTCTCCTTGACGTTATCCCTCTGACATTGGGAATTGAGACCCTTGGAGGAGTGATGACTCCCCTTGTCGAAAGAAACACCACCATTCCCACCCAGAAAAAACAGATCTTTTCCACTGCAGCCGACAACCAGCCGGCAGTGACCATCCGTGTGCTTCAAGGTGAGAGGAAGATGGCAAATGACAACAAAGAGATCGGACGGTTTGACCTGACCGATATTCCGCCTGCGCCTCGTGGAACTCCGCAGATCGAAGTCTCATTTGAAATCGATGCGGACGGTATCTTACACGTTTCAGCAAAAGATATGGCAAGCGGCAAAGAGCAGAAAATTCGGATCGAAGCTTCTTCCGGGCTTAAGGAAGAGGATATTGAAAGAATGGTCAAAGACGCCGAACTTCACAAGGAGGAAGACGCGAAGCGTCGCCAGCAAGTGGAAACTCGGAACGAAGCCGATTCTCTGGCGTTTAGAGCGCAGAAAGCTCTTGACGAGTACAAGGACAAGCTTCCTGAAGAGGTAAGAAACGATGTGCAGAGTCATATCGATGCCTTGAAAAAAGCGCTTGAGGGAGATGATCTTGCGAAGATCAAGAGTGCAAAAGAGGCATTGGAGTCTCATATGCAAAAGATCGGCGAAGTGATGGCCCAAGCTCAGCAAGCTGCTGGGGGAGCTGGCCACACCCCTAACAGTCAAGAAAATCCGCAAGCTAATGCATCTTCTGATGAGAATATCGAAGAGGCGGAAGTGGAAATTATCGACGACGAGAATAAGTAA
- a CDS encoding nucleotide exchange factor GrpE — MIKDDTTTPDEEKDVEITVEEASEEVDYKSKYLHLLADSENARKRLQKDRDEIVQYSLRSLLQDFLSPIDHMENALNYTGQASEEVQNWAKGFQMILAQFKDVLASNNVKSFESVGKPFDPHIHDAVEMKESAEHPPGTVLEETMKGYLIGDKTLRPARVVVSKVPVEELKEKEDKEVKS, encoded by the coding sequence ATGATAAAAGACGACACAACAACGCCTGATGAAGAAAAAGACGTGGAGATCACTGTCGAAGAGGCTTCTGAGGAAGTTGACTACAAAAGCAAATATCTGCACCTGCTCGCCGATTCGGAAAACGCGCGCAAAAGGCTGCAGAAAGACAGAGATGAAATCGTACAGTATTCCCTAAGAAGTCTTTTACAAGATTTCCTAAGTCCGATCGACCATATGGAAAACGCCCTGAATTATACCGGCCAAGCTTCCGAAGAGGTGCAGAATTGGGCCAAGGGATTTCAGATGATCTTAGCGCAGTTCAAAGATGTTCTTGCAAGCAACAATGTGAAATCGTTTGAATCTGTTGGAAAACCGTTCGATCCGCATATTCACGATGCCGTTGAGATGAAAGAGTCCGCAGAGCATCCTCCTGGAACCGTCTTGGAAGAGACGATGAAGGGATATTTAATCGGAGACAAGACCTTGAGGCCTGCCCGCGTCGTGGTATCGAAGGTGCCCGTAGAAGAGTTAAAAGAGAAAGAAGATAAAGAGGTGAAATCATGA
- a CDS encoding S66 peptidase family protein, whose amino-acid sequence MKLFSTLICCLLCFPIWSAVAPPKLKQGDTIAIIAPASCPEENQDTVARGIKMLMQKGYKVKIAPNLMTRYGYLAGTDEERAQALMEAWIDPEVKAIWCWRGGFGCTRILDRIDFRVIRNNPKIFIGMSDITALHAAINKETGLITFLGPNLNSVFGKDWKSDHPYNEAELWKLITSDRLSPGGYLISMPNNYPAKDQNVMTLSPGIARGRLVGGTLSLVSSLVGTPWELDTSGKILVLEEVEEQPYRIDRMLSQLKLAGLLEQPAGVILCSWRGCSGKRPDKSLSLEHVFRDYFAHVRYPVLMGFPSGHVNDQATLPLNAMAELDATKKTLRILEEPVSQ is encoded by the coding sequence ATGAAACTTTTCTCTACACTAATCTGTTGTTTGCTTTGTTTTCCTATTTGGTCAGCCGTTGCTCCTCCCAAGCTGAAACAGGGGGACACGATTGCGATCATTGCTCCCGCATCTTGTCCTGAAGAAAACCAGGACACTGTTGCCCGCGGGATCAAGATGTTGATGCAAAAGGGGTATAAAGTGAAAATTGCTCCCAATTTAATGACTCGTTACGGGTATCTAGCCGGCACTGATGAAGAACGTGCGCAAGCTCTTATGGAAGCGTGGATCGATCCGGAAGTGAAGGCTATCTGGTGTTGGCGCGGGGGATTCGGATGCACGCGAATTCTTGATCGTATTGATTTTCGGGTCATTAGGAATAATCCAAAAATTTTTATTGGCATGAGCGATATCACAGCTCTCCACGCAGCGATTAATAAAGAGACCGGACTCATCACGTTTCTTGGTCCGAACTTGAATAGCGTTTTTGGGAAAGATTGGAAATCAGATCATCCTTACAACGAGGCTGAGCTTTGGAAGCTGATCACTTCCGATCGCCTTTCTCCGGGAGGCTACCTAATCTCCATGCCCAATAATTACCCTGCAAAAGACCAAAATGTGATGACGTTAAGCCCAGGAATTGCTAGAGGGCGCCTAGTTGGAGGCACTCTGTCGCTTGTCTCTTCGTTGGTTGGTACCCCTTGGGAGCTTGACACTTCGGGGAAAATTCTTGTTTTGGAAGAGGTTGAAGAGCAGCCTTATCGAATTGATCGCATGCTGAGCCAGTTAAAATTGGCCGGCTTGCTTGAACAACCGGCAGGCGTCATTCTCTGCAGCTGGCGAGGTTGCAGCGGCAAACGTCCGGATAAATCCCTCTCTTTAGAGCATGTTTTTAGAGATTATTTTGCCCATGTGAGATATCCGGTATTGATGGGGTTTCCTTCAGGCCATGTGAATGATCAGGCGACTTTGCCTCTTAATGCCATGGCAGAGTTGGATGCGACGAAAAAAACGCTAAGAATTCTGGAAGAACCAGTTTCTCAATGA
- a CDS encoding NAD-glutamate dehydrogenase domain-containing protein produces the protein MMTHPGKQAAINEQLSLAIQNETEKFREYYLWLEKAMPPAFFEDVSHENILLIVHNLIGFNLQDYFTTIHLRGAAIVICLDSADADLRILKNYAMHGIKNYQAYVSTAPPPFPGVKAHLRIAQTFFTQAIECIEESFPEKSKEELRALVKQRNPNVTDSEFEKIINSINIRFLRSLTIDRLILALDMFFRAKTRDNCQYEVRYNENWEEKGIASMQVVLAWRNTPKHNFLYRMARIIHRYNLVMKKVNAAYIDPYSKRSILVMALGLHGSNGKAVWDVADIPDFLRELATTKYFASFDPIDSLLIKTGIIVGKLGNFLRSAVNFAHQALVHIDPNLYTLEHIELDLCRHPELTSQICRAFELKFDPDYCDYQKYLEVRDQCLVDIENLDTGHPGNDERRKNVLKQALNLIHYSLKTNYYRLNYTAASFRLDPKYLDDIPFNRKEKFPELPYGIFYMKGMHFFGFHIRFKDLSRGGLRTVYTKQPEHLFSERNTVFSECYNLAYTQQKKNKDIPEGGSKAIIFLQPFERMESEAAILKNELEESGIDPKEIENKLQSFRDEQSTEFLYQAQRAFIESLITIVNCDPSGEIRAKNIVDYWKRPEYIYLGPDENMHDSMIQWISSFSQKYDYKPGSAFISGKPQVGINHKEYGVTSLGVNVYMHKLLLHLGIDPEKDPFTIKISGGPDGDVAGNQIRNLHKHYPNTAKLVALTDVSGTISDPEGLDLSILVELFHQCKPIKYYPPEKLHEGGFLVDKEAKKQQTAFVQQTLCWKMKNGSLIEEWLSGSEMNHLFRNNVHQTKSDIFIPAGGRPRTLNHQNVKDFLDAEGNPTSKGIVEGANLYLTSEARRFLEEKGVLIIKDSSANKTGVICSSFEVLCGLVLPDHLFLKWKSTLIEEILERLKLCASNEADLLLNTLKTNRAFLTEISDKISARINQYTYELLDFLEEVPLSNHPSDPLIKYFLDYALPSLVSEFQEELLEEVPDHHKKAIISSHIAAQLVYKKGLDWRPSIVDILPVILEKQI, from the coding sequence AGCGCAGACGCAGATCTAAGAATCCTAAAAAATTATGCGATGCACGGGATCAAAAACTACCAAGCTTATGTATCGACCGCTCCTCCTCCATTTCCGGGCGTCAAAGCGCATTTACGCATTGCGCAAACTTTTTTTACACAGGCAATTGAGTGCATCGAAGAATCTTTCCCGGAAAAATCTAAAGAGGAGTTAAGGGCGTTAGTCAAGCAGCGCAATCCAAACGTGACAGATTCCGAGTTTGAAAAGATCATCAATTCAATCAACATCCGCTTTCTACGCTCACTGACCATCGATAGACTGATCCTTGCCCTTGATATGTTCTTCAGGGCAAAAACGCGCGACAACTGCCAATACGAAGTCAGATACAACGAAAACTGGGAAGAAAAAGGAATCGCTTCCATGCAGGTCGTGCTAGCTTGGCGCAACACACCTAAACACAATTTCTTATACCGAATGGCGCGCATCATCCACCGATACAACCTCGTCATGAAAAAAGTAAATGCCGCCTATATCGATCCGTACAGCAAACGCAGCATCCTCGTGATGGCGCTAGGCCTGCACGGCAGCAACGGCAAAGCCGTCTGGGATGTTGCCGACATTCCAGATTTCTTAAGGGAGCTTGCGACCACTAAATACTTTGCCAGCTTCGATCCTATCGACTCCCTTCTCATCAAAACTGGCATTATCGTGGGGAAATTAGGCAACTTTCTACGCTCTGCCGTGAATTTCGCTCATCAGGCGCTAGTCCATATCGATCCAAACCTTTACACACTGGAGCATATAGAGCTCGACCTCTGCCGCCATCCTGAACTGACATCCCAAATCTGCCGGGCGTTCGAATTAAAATTCGACCCCGACTATTGCGATTATCAGAAGTATCTCGAAGTTCGGGATCAATGCCTTGTCGACATCGAAAACCTCGATACAGGGCACCCGGGAAATGACGAAAGAAGAAAAAACGTTTTGAAGCAAGCGTTGAACCTCATCCACTATTCGCTGAAAACCAACTATTATCGCTTGAACTACACAGCGGCCTCCTTTCGGCTCGATCCAAAATATCTCGACGACATCCCCTTCAACCGGAAAGAGAAATTCCCCGAACTTCCTTACGGTATTTTCTACATGAAAGGGATGCACTTTTTCGGTTTTCACATCCGTTTCAAGGACCTATCGCGCGGAGGTTTGCGCACAGTCTACACAAAGCAGCCGGAACATCTGTTTTCTGAAAGAAACACCGTCTTTTCCGAATGCTACAACCTTGCCTATACGCAGCAAAAAAAGAATAAGGACATCCCTGAAGGAGGCTCCAAAGCAATCATTTTTTTGCAGCCTTTCGAAAGAATGGAATCAGAAGCGGCAATCCTCAAAAACGAATTGGAAGAATCCGGTATCGACCCCAAAGAAATAGAGAATAAGCTGCAAAGCTTCCGCGATGAGCAGTCAACAGAATTTCTGTACCAGGCACAACGAGCATTTATCGAAAGCTTGATCACAATCGTCAACTGCGATCCGAGCGGCGAGATCCGAGCAAAAAATATCGTTGATTACTGGAAAAGACCCGAGTATATCTATTTAGGGCCCGATGAAAACATGCACGATTCCATGATCCAATGGATCTCATCTTTCAGCCAGAAGTACGACTATAAGCCAGGCAGCGCTTTCATCTCCGGAAAGCCTCAAGTAGGGATCAACCATAAAGAATATGGAGTCACCTCCCTCGGAGTCAATGTTTACATGCATAAATTGCTTCTGCACCTGGGAATTGATCCGGAAAAAGACCCTTTCACCATAAAGATTTCAGGAGGTCCTGACGGAGATGTCGCCGGCAATCAAATCCGCAACCTGCATAAGCACTACCCCAACACAGCAAAACTCGTAGCATTGACCGACGTCTCCGGCACGATTTCCGATCCCGAAGGGCTTGATTTGTCAATACTGGTCGAACTTTTCCATCAATGCAAACCCATTAAGTACTATCCTCCTGAAAAACTCCACGAAGGAGGATTCCTCGTTGACAAAGAGGCCAAAAAGCAGCAGACAGCTTTCGTTCAGCAAACACTTTGCTGGAAAATGAAAAACGGCAGTCTGATCGAAGAATGGCTTTCCGGAAGCGAGATGAACCACCTTTTCCGGAACAACGTGCATCAAACGAAAAGCGACATTTTTATTCCTGCAGGAGGTAGGCCGCGCACACTGAATCACCAAAACGTCAAAGATTTTTTGGACGCAGAAGGAAATCCCACTTCAAAAGGAATTGTAGAAGGCGCAAACCTCTACCTCACTTCCGAAGCGCGGAGGTTCCTGGAGGAAAAAGGCGTTCTCATCATCAAAGACAGCTCTGCAAACAAAACCGGCGTGATCTGCTCGTCTTTCGAAGTGCTGTGCGGACTCGTTCTACCAGATCATCTCTTCCTCAAATGGAAAAGCACGCTAATTGAGGAAATTTTAGAAAGACTGAAGCTCTGCGCTTCCAACGAAGCGGACCTTCTGCTCAATACTTTAAAAACCAACAGAGCATTTCTTACAGAGATTTCCGATAAAATCTCTGCCCGCATCAATCAATACACCTATGAGCTGCTTGACTTTCTGGAAGAGGTTCCTCTTTCCAATCATCCTTCCGACCCTTTGATCAAATATTTTCTTGATTATGCCCTTCCCTCTCTGGTCAGTGAATTTCAGGAGGAATTGCTGGAAGAGGTGCCCGATCACCATAAAAAAGCGATCATTTCCAGCCACATTGCTGCTCAATTGGTCTATAAAAAAGGACTTGACTGGCGCCCTTCTATTGTCGACATTTTACCCGTCATTCTGGAAAAACAAATCTAG
- the hrcA gene encoding heat-inducible transcriptional repressor HrcA, translating to MRASAHKKSNKEQREKRVLLGLVDHYIRTGIPVGSNTLKDTGFSDISSATIRNYFSNLEKEGYLNQLHSSGGRVPTAAAYRLYSHEFYDSTVVSHEDEAILHTLSQSESKEIALYLQHSAENLSQLANLAVFLSAPRFDHDFIVNFKLVPIDYHRFLCVLISDFGVIQTELMHTERNLSTFSIKRIERYFHWRLTGNDKPEEIEPEEEEIAKKFYNELLVRYIVGYSNFIDEEIYRTGFSKLLAYQDFHDTKTLANSLALFENAHSMRLLLRECIAKENLTYWIGEDLKPFATAKTNCSVLAVPYKINQKTVGAVGVLGPLRMPYKKLFGLLRAFSDNISEALTRNIYKFKIQYRQPEPEASYLQKEEHSLLGQSRLMLLENKSKNEAT from the coding sequence ATGAGAGCGTCAGCCCACAAAAAAAGCAACAAAGAGCAAAGAGAGAAGCGGGTCTTGCTAGGTTTGGTGGACCACTATATCCGGACAGGAATTCCGGTCGGATCAAATACGCTTAAGGACACAGGGTTCAGCGATATCAGCTCAGCAACAATCCGCAACTATTTCTCTAACTTGGAAAAAGAGGGGTATTTGAACCAGCTGCACTCTTCTGGCGGAAGAGTTCCGACAGCTGCTGCTTATCGGCTATACTCTCATGAGTTTTACGACTCGACAGTTGTCAGCCATGAAGACGAAGCCATTCTCCATACGTTAAGTCAAAGCGAATCCAAAGAAATTGCGCTTTATTTACAACACAGTGCCGAGAATTTAAGCCAACTGGCAAATCTGGCAGTATTTCTTTCTGCTCCCCGTTTCGACCACGATTTTATCGTTAATTTTAAATTAGTCCCCATCGACTATCACCGTTTTCTTTGCGTGCTGATCAGCGACTTCGGCGTTATTCAAACAGAACTGATGCATACTGAGCGAAACTTAAGTACATTCTCCATCAAAAGAATCGAGCGTTACTTTCACTGGAGGCTAACCGGCAATGATAAACCGGAGGAGATTGAACCGGAAGAAGAGGAGATTGCCAAGAAATTCTACAATGAGCTGCTGGTGCGTTATATTGTCGGATACTCAAATTTTATTGATGAAGAGATCTACCGCACAGGATTTTCCAAGCTTCTCGCCTACCAGGATTTTCATGACACTAAAACCCTTGCCAACAGTCTCGCCCTTTTCGAAAATGCCCACAGCATGCGCCTTCTTTTACGAGAGTGCATTGCGAAAGAAAACCTCACCTACTGGATTGGAGAGGACTTGAAACCTTTTGCGACCGCCAAGACAAATTGCAGCGTACTGGCAGTCCCTTACAAAATTAATCAAAAGACAGTGGGAGCTGTTGGGGTTTTGGGACCTTTGAGAATGCCTTACAAAAAACTGTTCGGACTGCTTCGTGCATTTTCGGACAACATCAGCGAAGCGCTTACAAGAAACATCTATAAGTTCAAAATTCAATACCGGCAGCCGGAGCCTGAAGCCTCCTACTTGCAAAAAGAAGAGCACAGTTTACTGGGGCAGTCCCGCTTGATGCTGCTGGAAAATAAATCGAAGAATGAGGCCACATGA
- a CDS encoding FKBP-type peptidyl-prolyl cis-trans isomerase → MQTQASKYWRSCCTAATVSLILFSGCEKKDEEKHSVNEDEIKKISETMGHYVIENLNAQSLTLDTESFIKGIEGAKAGQEPPLSKQKFLELLANYRKKAFEMKSSENLKMAEDYLGDNSNSPNIVVLEKGKLHYQRLKPGNGETVSETSTPLIQYEGRLIDGQVFDSTGKRGKPAELPLKSTIPGFRKGIVGMKEGEKRRLFIHPDLGYGENSRLPPNALLIFDVEVIKADAAKKEAKAPQKETSMSWLKRWAVPN, encoded by the coding sequence ATGCAGACTCAAGCTTCAAAATATTGGCGGTCTTGTTGCACCGCTGCAACCGTTTCTCTCATCCTATTCTCAGGATGTGAAAAAAAAGATGAAGAAAAGCATTCAGTCAATGAAGATGAAATAAAAAAAATTTCAGAAACAATGGGTCACTATGTCATCGAAAATCTCAATGCGCAAAGCTTAACACTGGATACGGAAAGTTTTATTAAAGGGATCGAAGGAGCCAAAGCGGGTCAAGAACCTCCCTTGTCGAAGCAAAAATTTCTGGAGCTGCTAGCAAATTACCGAAAAAAAGCTTTCGAAATGAAAAGCTCGGAAAATCTCAAAATGGCTGAAGACTACCTGGGAGACAATAGCAACTCTCCAAATATCGTTGTTCTAGAAAAAGGAAAGCTGCACTATCAACGATTAAAGCCCGGCAATGGAGAAACTGTTTCGGAAACGAGCACTCCTCTTATCCAATACGAAGGCAGGCTTATCGACGGCCAAGTTTTCGACAGTACAGGAAAACGGGGAAAACCAGCCGAACTGCCTTTAAAATCAACGATTCCTGGATTCAGAAAAGGGATCGTAGGCATGAAAGAAGGAGAGAAACGGCGTTTATTTATCCATCCTGATTTAGGCTATGGGGAAAATAGCCGGCTGCCGCCAAACGCGCTGCTGATTTTTGATGTAGAAGTGATCAAAGCAGACGCAGCTAAAAAAGAAGCAAAGGCTCCACAAAAAGAAACCAGCATGAGCTGGCTCAAACGCTGGGCAGTGCCAAATTAG
- a CDS encoding alpha-keto acid decarboxylase family protein → MSVTTEAKPSTATIGQYLLDRLHALGVEHIFGVPGDYILQFDKLIENHQINFINATRENTAGYMADAYARLRGLGVACITYGVGINITNAVAQGYVENSPFVVISGTASTEEFASCRYLHHMFGSHKGQLRDTTQMDIFQKMTVAQELLDNPLTAQTQIDRALDLCLTYKKPVYFEIPRNQVEQTIALAPAASVTRLDEDHEALAEVLEEVSEFLKRSERPVIWVGHEIQRHQLSGPILQFAEKYRIPIVSSILGKTTISEYHPLYMGIYQGVMSIEEVKEYVESADAIFVLGVALNEIETGMQTANLNAKQKVLASSERIKVNHHHYPRVSMHALVNGLASLDLNLRFRSDYPAYIDRRLPPFKAVNDKKTSVQRLFECLQGFLRAEHLIVCDFGDSLFGCSDLILEQDNFLSNPYFATLGFGIPAAIGAAQAVPQKRVVGVVGDGAFQMTCTELSTAVRYGLDPIIILLNNHGYATERPILEGTYNDILNWSYSKIPQILGGGKGHYARTEEEMEHAFQQAFQERGTFHLIEVELEQDDLSPALHRFSQAIKKSSS, encoded by the coding sequence ATGAGCGTCACAACAGAAGCTAAGCCAAGCACAGCCACTATCGGACAATACCTATTAGACCGCCTGCATGCTTTAGGAGTTGAGCATATCTTTGGTGTTCCAGGGGATTATATTCTGCAATTTGACAAATTGATTGAAAATCACCAGATCAACTTTATCAATGCAACCAGAGAAAATACCGCCGGATACATGGCTGATGCCTACGCAAGGCTGCGTGGTTTAGGCGTTGCATGCATCACCTACGGCGTCGGCATCAACATCACAAATGCCGTTGCTCAAGGATATGTGGAAAATTCCCCATTTGTCGTCATTTCCGGAACGGCGAGTACAGAAGAGTTTGCTTCATGCCGCTATCTCCACCATATGTTTGGCAGTCATAAAGGCCAGCTGCGCGATACAACTCAGATGGACATTTTCCAAAAAATGACCGTTGCACAAGAGCTTTTGGACAATCCTTTGACAGCCCAAACGCAGATTGATAGAGCGCTGGATCTGTGCCTGACATACAAAAAACCCGTGTATTTTGAAATTCCTCGAAACCAGGTTGAGCAAACGATCGCACTTGCTCCTGCCGCTTCTGTAACCCGTTTGGATGAAGACCATGAAGCTCTTGCAGAGGTATTAGAAGAGGTGTCTGAGTTTCTTAAAAGAAGCGAACGCCCTGTCATCTGGGTCGGTCATGAAATTCAACGGCATCAATTAAGCGGTCCCATCTTGCAGTTTGCTGAAAAATACAGGATCCCCATTGTTTCCTCGATTTTGGGAAAGACAACAATCAGCGAGTACCACCCTCTTTACATGGGGATCTACCAAGGGGTTATGAGCATTGAGGAAGTCAAAGAGTATGTAGAAAGCGCGGATGCCATTTTTGTTCTGGGAGTCGCCCTTAACGAAATAGAAACCGGCATGCAGACAGCAAACTTAAACGCAAAGCAGAAAGTCTTAGCTTCGTCAGAAAGGATTAAAGTCAACCACCACCACTATCCCCGCGTCTCCATGCATGCACTTGTCAACGGACTAGCTTCTCTTGATCTCAACCTCAGATTCCGCTCCGACTACCCCGCTTATATCGACCGCCGCCTTCCTCCTTTTAAAGCTGTCAATGATAAAAAAACATCCGTACAGCGTCTTTTTGAATGCCTTCAAGGATTTCTGAGAGCAGAGCATCTAATCGTCTGTGACTTTGGCGACTCATTGTTTGGATGCTCCGATCTCATTTTGGAACAAGATAATTTCCTCTCTAACCCCTATTTTGCCACACTTGGGTTTGGAATCCCTGCAGCTATAGGAGCAGCGCAGGCGGTCCCGCAAAAAAGAGTTGTTGGTGTCGTTGGCGACGGGGCATTTCAAATGACCTGCACCGAACTCTCTACAGCAGTGCGCTACGGGTTGGATCCTATCATCATCTTATTGAACAACCACGGGTACGCAACAGAACGCCCCATACTCGAAGGAACATACAACGATATTCTGAATTGGAGCTATTCGAAGATCCCTCAGATTTTGGGAGGAGGAAAAGGGCATTATGCAAGGACTGAAGAGGAGATGGAACATGCTTTTCAACAGGCGTTTCAGGAAAGAGGAACTTTTCATCTCATTGAAGTCGAGCTCGAACAAGATGATCTATCTCCGGCTCTACACAGATTTTCGCAAGCAATCAAAAAAAGTTCTTCTTAA